A stretch of the Duncaniella dubosii genome encodes the following:
- a CDS encoding GLPGLI family protein — protein sequence MKYLLSLLFVFMWITSAAQETCSRIIDRATPVDTARYKVTYSLKYKFHPDQKDIFNDTRIVQIGKRNVKDYSDIINHFDSLATEQIRRGADSYSNVSGNPWPLEIIRPIRGTTADLKYRLSISTFLDYSDSVPVIKWEFLPDEIESILDYECSKASCEFAGRKYTAWFTSDIPLPFGPYKFGGLPGLILKIEDSEHQYVWEAIGFENTNVPIRSG from the coding sequence ATGAAATATCTTTTATCACTACTTTTTGTTTTCATGTGGATAACAAGTGCTGCACAGGAAACCTGCTCACGAATTATCGACCGGGCTACGCCTGTAGATACCGCCCGATATAAGGTGACATATTCGTTAAAATACAAATTCCACCCTGACCAAAAGGACATCTTCAACGACACGCGAATCGTACAGATTGGCAAACGCAATGTCAAAGATTACAGCGACATAATCAATCACTTCGATTCGTTGGCTACTGAGCAAATCCGTCGTGGAGCTGATTCATATTCCAATGTGTCGGGTAACCCGTGGCCTTTGGAAATCATCAGACCCATACGCGGTACTACTGCGGATTTGAAATATCGCCTCTCCATATCGACATTTCTTGACTATTCCGATTCCGTCCCTGTAATCAAATGGGAGTTCTTACCTGATGAAATCGAGTCTATTCTCGATTATGAATGCAGTAAAGCCTCCTGTGAGTTTGCCGGACGAAAATACACGGCGTGGTTCACATCTGATATACCTTTGCCATTCGGACCTTATAAATTCGGAGGGCTACCCGGTCTTATCCTAAAAATCGAGGATTCAGAACATCAATATGTCTGGGAGGCAATAGGTTTCGAGAATACAAACGTTCCGATAAGAAGCGGTTAA